In Peromyscus leucopus breed LL Stock chromosome 16_21, UCI_PerLeu_2.1, whole genome shotgun sequence, a single genomic region encodes these proteins:
- the LOC114692365 gene encoding KH homology domain-containing protein 1-like encodes MDIDGFNENACWTLPENFDVPLVTFIDEAPGEHIFGHEDLNLRSIQLHSNTLIQLERWFTASGQTRVTVVGPLRAKRWLMDMIRSVGSQQAYHQARGEKMLHHVQNQPPTKADLDDSFSMPAYIFGLILDIGFGF; translated from the exons ATGGATATAGATGGCTTCAACGAGAATGCCTGCTGGACATTGCCTGAAAACTTTGATGTCCCACTTGTGACATTCATAGATGAAGCCCCGGGAGAGCACATATTTG GCCATGAAGACTTAAACCTCAGGagcatccagctacacagcaacacCCTCATTCAACTGGAGAGGTGGTTTACAGCCTCAGGCCAGACTCGAGTCACTGTGGTTGGACCACTCAGAGCAAAGCGGTGGTTGATGGATATGATTCGGAGTGTGGGGAGCCAGCAAGCTTACCACCAGGCCCGAG GTGAAAAGATGTTGCATCACGTCCAGAACCAACCCCCGACCAAAGCTGACTTGGATGACTCTTTCAGCATGCCCGCATATATATTTGGCCTAATTCTTGATATCGGTTTTGGGTtctga